Proteins encoded by one window of Pan troglodytes isolate AG18354 chromosome 16, NHGRI_mPanTro3-v2.0_pri, whole genome shotgun sequence:
- the LOC134808534 gene encoding uncharacterized protein LOC134808534 produces the protein MARRLRLPKYSSPEYQLPGEFHNEDDNLEGARVTCLRGKVTRVQSLLILLYTQLPAAACTETSTQALKRTVVSPCPSRRRSPPFLPPHTPLPGCRLSSRLPLIPAGGSLESNYSSLGSAIHPSGRKERSRGPRAAQAGPAPPAPTSRHPCLGLGSPGGASRAAKRCAALPPELFVLPRAARPGGARGSRRYIPGADVVRAEWQEISQGLPPPRVRANRLRGRCSRDAHTHFPESTPPSNSLQHRDAALPARFLRPACYGCGLGPWPLVCCVLLPKVTGKRGKRSNGSVGEKSICGSPTVPASLTE, from the coding sequence ATGGCTAGAAGACTCAGGCTTCCAAAGTATTCCTCTCCTGAGTATCAGCTACCAGGTGAATTTCACAATGAGGATGACAACTTGGAAGGGGCAAGAGTCACGTGCCTGAGGGGAAAGGTCACCAGGGTGCAATCTCTGTTAATCCTTCTCTATACCCAGCTTCCCGCTGCGGCCTGTACAGAAACAAGCACGCAGGCACTTAAGAGGACAGTGGTTTCACCGTGTCCCTCCCGGCGGCGCTCCccacctttccttcctccccataCGCCCCTCCCAGGCTGCAGGCTTAGCAGCCGACTTCCGCTGATCCCGGCTGGAGGGAGCCTGGAATCCAATTACTCTTCCCTAGGGAGCGCAATCCACCCGTCTGGCCGCAAAGAGCGGAGCCGGGGTCCGAGAGCCGCACAGGCCGGCCCTGCTCCGCCCGCCCCCACTTCCCGCCACCCCTGCCTCGGGCTCGGCAGCCCGGGCGGGGCGAGCAGAGCCGCGAAGAGGTGCGCGGCACTGCCGCCGGAACTATTTGTCCTTCCGCGCGCGGCCCGGCCCGGCGGGGCGAGAGGTTCGCGGCGCTACATCCCTGGCGCCGACGTCGTCCGGGCTGAGTGGCAGGAGATTAGCCAAGGGCTTCCCCCGCCGCGCGTCCGGGCCAATCGGCTCCGCGGGCGGTGCTCCAGGGACGCGCACACGCACTTTCCAGAATCCACGCCTCCCAGCAACAGCCTCCAGCACCGCGACGCTGCCCTTCCGGCCCGCTTTCTCCGTCCGGCCTGCTACGGCTGCGGGCTTGGACCCTGGCCTCTAGTCTGCTGCGTGCTGCTCCCTAAAGTGACAGGGAAACGGGGCAAGAGGTCCAACGGTTCCGTAGGAGAAAAGAGTATCTGTGGCTCTCCCACCGTCCCGGCTTCCCTAACGGAGTAG